The Candidatus Scalindua japonica genome has a window encoding:
- a CDS encoding rod shape-determining protein, whose product MHPLDYMLGLASTDMGIDLGTANTLVCIPGQGVVLFEPSVVAVKPGTNKVLLNGNAVGQSAKAMLEKAPNSISVIRPMKNGVIADFDITEAMLKYFILKVHKRKWGIRPRVVVAIPSGITAVEKRAVVNSAERAGAREVYLISEPKAAAIGAGLPVGEPVASMIVDIGGGTTEVAVISLGDIFAHESLRVAGDAMDDAIVQYVRRTYSLDIGYRTAESIKIEIGSAFKLEEELTAEVRGRDAIAGLPRSVTITSEEIREALQPATDAILDAIRKTLEKASPELSSDLLTTGMVMVGGGVMIRGLDKLAAEETGLPVEMVAEPITAVARGTGILLEDLDLYKDVLWDKELES is encoded by the coding sequence ATGCATCCTTTAGATTATATGTTGGGGTTAGCTTCTACAGATATGGGTATCGATCTGGGGACGGCCAATACTCTTGTATGTATTCCCGGCCAGGGAGTTGTGTTGTTTGAGCCATCAGTAGTTGCGGTAAAACCCGGAACAAATAAGGTCTTGTTAAATGGCAATGCTGTAGGTCAATCTGCCAAGGCAATGTTGGAAAAAGCACCAAACAGCATTTCGGTGATCAGACCGATGAAAAATGGTGTTATTGCTGATTTTGATATTACAGAGGCGATGCTTAAGTATTTTATCTTAAAGGTACATAAGCGAAAATGGGGGATACGGCCAAGGGTTGTGGTAGCAATTCCATCCGGTATTACTGCCGTGGAAAAACGAGCTGTTGTAAATTCAGCGGAGAGAGCAGGGGCCAGAGAGGTTTATTTAATATCTGAACCCAAAGCAGCCGCTATTGGAGCCGGACTTCCAGTTGGAGAGCCGGTTGCCAGCATGATAGTAGACATCGGAGGCGGTACAACGGAAGTAGCCGTTATTTCATTAGGAGACATTTTTGCGCATGAGAGCTTGAGGGTCGCCGGTGACGCGATGGACGACGCAATAGTCCAGTATGTCAGACGCACTTATAGCCTGGATATTGGCTACAGAACAGCAGAAAGTATTAAGATTGAAATTGGCTCAGCCTTCAAATTAGAGGAAGAGCTTACAGCAGAAGTCAGAGGTCGTGATGCGATTGCCGGATTACCAAGGTCAGTCACCATTACATCGGAAGAGATAAGGGAAGCGCTTCAACCTGCAACAGACGCTATTTTAGACGCTATAAGAAAGACACTGGAAAAAGCATCGCCAGAGCTATCTTCTGACTTGTTAACGACAGGCATGGTTATGGTCGGTGGTGGTGTAATGATCAGAGGTTTAGATAAATTAGCTGCCGAAGAGACGGGACTTCCGGTAGAGATGGTAGCTGAACCTATTACGGCAGTTGCAAGAGGAACGGGAATACTTCTCGAAGATCTTGATCTATATAAGGACGTTTTATGGGATAAGGAACTTGAATCCTGA
- the mreC gene encoding rod shape-determining protein MreC — MNPDFGKSVKSSIIYFLVIISISLLTIPENITNNIKVTVASPLAPVQKIISQTSGFFKNKLKKLALVASNAEKNEEMERELFFLKNKIVKQQNAINVYEQKLNLVSEYKKNNHSDEKPIIADIIGYDVSNFRKSIIIDVGTKHGASVGDTVVFGNALVGRISAVGRSSGRVILVTDPASNVPSRLLQSRTQGMVQGAADGTCIMKYVPRHIKVNESDKVITSGIGGAFPRSLYVGDVIEVKQKSAKLFKDIKIKPKVAISKIEHVLVIKKQVVENISNLKIIYE, encoded by the coding sequence TTGAATCCTGATTTTGGCAAATCCGTTAAAAGTAGTATAATTTATTTTCTAGTCATAATATCCATATCGCTTTTAACCATACCGGAAAACATAACAAACAACATCAAAGTGACGGTCGCATCACCTCTTGCGCCAGTCCAGAAGATAATATCGCAAACATCAGGTTTCTTTAAAAATAAGCTTAAGAAATTGGCATTAGTAGCAAGTAATGCTGAAAAAAATGAAGAGATGGAGAGAGAGCTCTTCTTCCTTAAAAACAAAATAGTCAAACAGCAAAATGCTATAAATGTATATGAACAGAAACTGAATCTTGTATCAGAATATAAAAAAAACAATCATAGTGATGAAAAACCGATAATCGCTGATATCATAGGTTATGATGTCTCAAACTTTAGAAAAAGTATTATTATTGATGTTGGCACAAAACATGGCGCTTCAGTTGGTGATACTGTAGTTTTTGGAAACGCGCTCGTTGGTCGTATCTCGGCTGTAGGGCGTTCATCCGGGCGGGTTATTCTGGTTACAGACCCCGCATCCAACGTTCCATCACGGCTTTTGCAATCAAGGACACAGGGCATGGTACAGGGAGCTGCCGATGGCACATGTATAATGAAATATGTGCCCAGGCATATAAAAGTAAATGAGTCCGACAAAGTTATAACATCAGGTATTGGGGGTGCGTTTCCAAGGTCTCTATATGTAGGAGATGTTATTGAGGTTAAACAGAAAAGTGCAAAACTGTTCAAAGACATTAAAATTAAACCGAAAGTTGCTATTTCAAAGATAGAACATGTATTAGTAATTAAGAAACAGGTAGTGGAAAATATTTCCAATTTAAAAATAATTTATGAATAG
- the mreD gene encoding rod shape-determining protein MreD has product MPWIPIISVILCISLIQTTLLHHIRILGIQPDLFIIFLVFHSLNSKLERSFHTNWVIGLAKDCFTEGLFGLNTVLFVIAGYAISIIKDNIYGKHLATQISVTFIISLLYNFLYLFMFSISFTSTGFLSVVWKSPIIAVYNSIIVPPVFWLLNRFYSSFGFPSLRRKTR; this is encoded by the coding sequence ATGCCGTGGATTCCCATAATAAGCGTTATTTTATGCATATCATTAATCCAGACAACATTATTGCATCATATTCGCATTCTGGGCATACAACCTGATCTGTTTATCATCTTTCTTGTTTTTCATTCATTAAACTCTAAACTCGAACGATCATTTCATACAAACTGGGTAATAGGCCTTGCAAAAGACTGTTTTACCGAAGGTCTATTCGGTTTAAATACCGTTCTATTTGTTATTGCGGGATATGCGATATCAATTATCAAAGATAATATTTATGGCAAACATCTGGCTACACAAATTTCAGTTACGTTTATAATTTCCCTATTATATAATTTTCTCTACCTGTTTATGTTTTCAATATCATTTACCTCAACCGGCTTTTTATCCGTGGTATGGAAAAGCCCCATTATCGCAGTTTATAATTCTATAATTGTTCCTCCGGTATTCTGGTTACTTAATAGATTCTACTCTTCGTTCGGATTCCCGTCTTTAAGAAGAAAAACAAGATAA
- a CDS encoding peptidoglycan D,D-transpeptidase FtsI family protein, producing MQKKRFKILFGIISVLFFVILCKLFYIQMIQGGKYSGISNKKRIRTVDIDTLRGSIYDRNGSVLAEDKHSFELTVIYKKLFNASLCFEQNILPNASEVKKLETNHHNLCRECHVDKVMWVEKVAGLLDISYTDVFNKAVKIVKKVKRVKNVVEKRNKRKIRVREETVPHSIFSHVPWEKVAQFEAEMLNLPGIQIESTPVRWYPQGNMSSHVIGYVGKLGEEEIENYDFKKKWFDDLKERGESKSEFFIQKAISMDASIGKSGIEKTYNSRLMGIPGERFEEVTLDTMRVDKLILERPSIPGNDIFLTIDSRIQSIAEKALGNRKGSVIVMDPWNGEIIAIVSYPRYNLNTLNDDYATLSKNPLKPFLNRPVQSILPPGSTFKIITAIAALEENKIDTNTHFQCYGSLKVGNIRFRCNKRYGHGLLNVEEAIQYSCNIFFYETAKVLGGTLLKKWADRFGLGNRTDSGLAYEKSGNFPKSKSIYQTINLSIGQGAMLVTPIQVAGMIATIANGGWRTKPHILQKISDYRGNILVNKKYKLTEKIWISEKNMDLVKHSLRKVVTSGTAKDTNLKELLVAGKTGTTQTAREDENHAWFVGYTPFENPKYCFVVVVEHTKGHGAEVAGPIVRKLLTQIGI from the coding sequence ATGCAAAAGAAACGTTTTAAAATACTTTTTGGAATAATTTCAGTACTGTTTTTTGTTATCCTCTGCAAACTGTTTTACATACAGATGATTCAAGGTGGAAAATACAGTGGTATATCCAACAAAAAAAGAATCAGAACAGTAGATATCGATACATTAAGAGGATCGATTTATGACAGGAACGGATCTGTCTTAGCTGAAGATAAACACTCGTTTGAACTCACCGTTATATATAAAAAGCTGTTTAATGCATCCTTATGCTTTGAACAAAACATATTACCTAACGCGTCAGAGGTCAAAAAACTGGAAACAAACCATCATAATCTATGCAGAGAATGTCATGTCGATAAGGTAATGTGGGTTGAGAAAGTCGCTGGACTACTTGATATTTCATATACCGATGTCTTCAATAAAGCGGTAAAAATTGTGAAAAAAGTAAAGAGAGTCAAGAATGTCGTTGAAAAGAGAAATAAAAGAAAGATACGCGTCAGAGAAGAGACGGTACCACACTCAATTTTTTCACACGTACCCTGGGAAAAAGTTGCCCAGTTCGAGGCTGAGATGTTGAACCTGCCAGGTATACAGATAGAGTCAACCCCGGTAAGATGGTACCCTCAAGGCAATATGTCTTCACATGTTATAGGTTATGTTGGGAAACTGGGAGAAGAAGAGATAGAAAACTATGACTTTAAGAAAAAATGGTTTGACGATCTGAAAGAGAGAGGTGAGTCAAAGTCAGAATTTTTTATTCAAAAAGCAATATCAATGGATGCCTCAATTGGAAAAAGTGGTATTGAAAAAACATATAATTCAAGGTTAATGGGTATTCCGGGCGAGAGATTTGAAGAAGTTACTCTTGATACAATGCGTGTCGATAAACTTATTCTGGAAAGACCTTCAATTCCCGGTAATGACATTTTTCTGACTATTGACAGTAGAATACAGAGTATTGCAGAAAAAGCACTTGGGAACAGAAAAGGATCCGTTATTGTAATGGACCCGTGGAATGGTGAAATCATAGCGATTGTTTCCTACCCCAGATATAATTTAAATACGCTTAATGATGACTATGCAACTCTTAGCAAAAACCCCCTTAAACCATTCCTCAACAGGCCTGTTCAAAGTATTTTACCTCCAGGATCAACCTTTAAAATAATCACTGCAATTGCGGCGCTGGAAGAAAATAAAATAGACACGAATACGCACTTTCAATGTTACGGATCATTGAAAGTTGGAAATATCCGTTTTCGATGTAATAAAAGATATGGTCACGGATTATTGAATGTTGAAGAGGCCATACAATATTCATGCAATATTTTCTTCTATGAAACGGCAAAAGTCCTGGGAGGAACATTATTAAAAAAGTGGGCTGATCGTTTTGGTTTGGGAAACAGAACAGATTCTGGTCTGGCTTATGAAAAGAGTGGAAATTTTCCAAAATCAAAATCTATTTACCAGACGATAAATCTATCAATTGGCCAGGGAGCAATGCTGGTTACACCGATACAAGTTGCGGGAATGATAGCCACGATTGCAAATGGCGGCTGGCGTACGAAACCACATATCCTCCAAAAAATTTCAGATTATAGAGGAAATATATTAGTAAACAAAAAATATAAACTCACAGAAAAAATATGGATCTCAGAAAAAAATATGGATCTTGTAAAACACTCATTACGTAAAGTCGTGACAAGTGGCACCGCTAAAGATACCAATCTGAAAGAGCTGCTTGTCGCGGGTAAAACAGGAACAACACAAACGGCACGAGAAGATGAAAACCATGCCTGGTTTGTCGGCTACACACCTTTTGAAAACCCAAAATACTGTTTTGTCGTTGTAGTAGAGCATACGAAAGGGCACGGTGCGGAAGTAGCCGGCCCTATAGTCCGGAAACTTTTAACACAGATAGGAATCTGA
- the rodA gene encoding rod shape-determining protein RodA: MYRLVGLRNFDWLIFLVICLLLATGFFFVWSASSESFAFKQIIWIGVGVIVFSALLIVDYYSIGRISYILYFIVLFCLLLVLIFGKTVYGAQRWLMVGPISIQPSEMTKIALVLVLSRYFVDEKSVAGFSGIFFPLGLTLVPMTLIMKQPDLGTSLILVPVFFSIMYIAGVKTRYLLSIIAFTLSTFPLFWYFILKNYQKARIVSFIWPDTVSNWGSGYHRIQSLITIGSGGSFGSGWGKGVQSQLNFLPQGHTDFIFSVIAEEWGFYRSCAILCFYVVFIACSIGIAINTRDPYGRLIVTGFTTMFAAQILINVAMTIGLAPITGLPLPFISYGGSSLISSFIALSFIFNVRMRNRVALAKDGFYE; the protein is encoded by the coding sequence ATGTATCGTCTCGTTGGTTTAAGAAATTTTGACTGGCTGATATTTCTGGTAATATGCCTGCTTCTGGCTACCGGTTTTTTCTTTGTATGGAGCGCCTCTTCAGAGAGTTTCGCGTTCAAACAGATAATCTGGATCGGTGTTGGAGTGATTGTCTTTTCCGCATTGTTAATAGTTGACTATTATTCAATTGGCAGGATTTCATATATTTTATATTTTATTGTCCTCTTTTGTTTGTTATTAGTCCTGATATTTGGTAAAACGGTATATGGAGCACAACGATGGCTGATGGTAGGCCCTATCTCCATACAACCATCTGAGATGACGAAGATCGCCCTTGTTTTGGTTCTTTCAAGATACTTCGTGGACGAAAAGAGTGTTGCAGGATTTAGCGGCATCTTCTTTCCGTTAGGATTGACGCTCGTGCCTATGACATTAATAATGAAACAGCCGGATCTTGGCACAAGTTTGATCCTGGTCCCTGTATTTTTCTCAATTATGTATATTGCCGGCGTAAAGACCAGGTATTTGCTTTCTATAATCGCTTTTACCTTGTCCACATTTCCTCTTTTCTGGTACTTTATACTTAAGAATTATCAGAAGGCGAGAATAGTTAGTTTTATCTGGCCCGATACTGTAAGCAACTGGGGGTCAGGCTATCACAGAATACAATCGTTAATAACAATTGGTTCAGGCGGTAGTTTTGGAAGTGGATGGGGCAAAGGTGTTCAGAGTCAGCTTAACTTCTTACCACAGGGACATACGGATTTTATCTTTTCCGTCATAGCTGAAGAGTGGGGGTTTTACAGGAGCTGTGCAATCCTGTGCTTTTATGTCGTATTTATTGCATGCAGCATAGGCATTGCGATAAATACCAGGGATCCTTATGGCAGATTGATCGTAACAGGCTTTACCACGATGTTTGCCGCCCAGATACTCATAAATGTTGCAATGACAATTGGTCTTGCACCAATTACCGGATTGCCGTTACCATTTATCAGCTATGGAGGATCTTCCTTGATATCATCCTTTATAGCATTATCATTTATATTTAATGTAAGAATGAGGAATAGAGTCGCTTTAGCGAAGGACGGGTTTTATGAATAA
- a CDS encoding TIGR03960 family B12-binding radical SAM protein yields the protein MNNLRRYVEDNILPFVETPGQYIGEEWNSIKKEGDDIDISFALAFPDTYAIGMSHMGMQIIYGLLNERNDTACERVFAPWYDMEAALREHNIPLYSLETFRPLKEFDIVGFSLQYEMSFTNVINMLDLAKIPLKRENRTENDPLIIAGGPLALTPEPISDFIDIFFAGDGEEKLPQFIEHFKALKNTESLPRKEKIISLVKKMKNLYAPSLYDITYDPDGTINNIRPNLPDVPPVVHGASVSNLGKAYFPINPIIPYVQTVFDRISIEVMRGCTQGCRFCQAGMTKRPNRIRSVDKILNMSTDCYSNTGHDEISLGALSISDYPHLKDLMARMGETFDQKKVNIAFPSLRVSDQLTGLPSLLNTVRKSGLTLAPEAATKRLRKVINKNISNEDLFAGVKEAYREGWNLVKLYFMVGLPTETDEDVEEIANLAYKISNLGKEVKGSYGNVNITISTFVPKAHTPFQWESMVSLERIKEIKHIIMDKIRHRRIRVKFNKPERSILEGIFARGDRKLGKAVLQAWQDGCRFDAWDDHFEYDKWINTFQKTGLDENFYLSRKRKEDEILPWEHLSCGLIKEFLLKERKRSFEQEFTPDCFTDDCPDCGACARSEHYVKN from the coding sequence ATGAATAATTTACGACGTTATGTAGAAGACAATATCCTGCCTTTTGTGGAAACACCCGGACAGTATATTGGAGAGGAGTGGAATTCCATCAAGAAGGAAGGTGACGATATAGACATTTCATTTGCCCTGGCCTTTCCGGATACTTACGCAATAGGAATGTCACATATGGGAATGCAGATTATATACGGTCTTTTAAACGAACGGAATGACACGGCCTGTGAAAGAGTATTCGCTCCATGGTATGACATGGAAGCCGCTTTGCGAGAACACAATATTCCATTATACTCTCTGGAGACGTTCAGGCCACTGAAAGAATTTGATATTGTCGGTTTCTCGCTCCAATATGAAATGTCGTTTACCAACGTTATTAATATGCTTGATCTTGCAAAGATACCATTAAAAAGGGAGAACAGAACAGAAAATGATCCCCTGATTATTGCGGGTGGACCCCTCGCGCTTACTCCGGAACCGATCTCAGATTTTATAGATATATTCTTTGCAGGTGATGGTGAGGAGAAACTGCCTCAATTTATCGAACACTTTAAGGCACTGAAAAACACGGAAAGCCTGCCAAGAAAAGAGAAGATTATCTCTCTGGTAAAAAAGATGAAAAACCTTTATGCCCCCTCTCTTTATGATATCACCTATGACCCTGACGGAACCATAAATAACATAAGGCCAAATCTGCCGGATGTTCCTCCTGTGGTGCATGGCGCGTCAGTCAGTAACCTGGGTAAAGCATATTTTCCTATAAACCCGATCATTCCTTACGTACAAACTGTCTTTGACCGCATTTCCATCGAAGTTATGCGTGGCTGCACACAGGGGTGCAGATTCTGCCAGGCAGGAATGACAAAACGACCAAACAGAATACGTTCAGTAGATAAGATTTTGAATATGTCCACAGATTGTTATAGTAACACGGGACACGACGAAATATCTCTCGGTGCGTTATCAATAAGCGATTATCCTCATCTTAAAGACCTGATGGCCCGTATGGGTGAGACTTTTGACCAGAAGAAAGTAAACATAGCGTTTCCTTCTCTGAGAGTATCTGATCAACTGACCGGGCTACCATCGCTTCTCAATACGGTGCGCAAATCCGGCTTAACACTGGCTCCTGAAGCCGCTACTAAACGGCTAAGGAAGGTAATCAATAAAAACATTTCAAACGAAGATCTCTTTGCGGGAGTTAAAGAGGCATATCGAGAAGGATGGAACCTGGTAAAACTATACTTTATGGTTGGTCTCCCTACTGAGACGGATGAAGACGTTGAAGAGATAGCAAATCTGGCTTACAAAATTTCTAATCTTGGAAAAGAGGTAAAAGGCTCGTATGGAAACGTGAATATAACGATATCAACTTTCGTCCCCAAAGCCCATACCCCTTTTCAATGGGAATCCATGGTTTCTCTGGAAAGGATAAAAGAGATCAAGCACATTATTATGGATAAAATCAGGCACAGAAGGATTCGTGTTAAATTCAATAAGCCTGAGAGGAGTATACTGGAGGGGATATTCGCGCGTGGCGACAGGAAGCTGGGAAAAGCAGTCCTTCAAGCCTGGCAGGACGGCTGCAGGTTTGACGCCTGGGACGATCATTTTGAATATGATAAATGGATAAATACATTTCAGAAAACCGGCCTGGACGAAAACTTCTACCTAAGTAGAAAAAGAAAAGAAGACGAAATCCTTCCATGGGAACATCTAAGCTGTGGATTAATAAAAGAATTTCTTTTAAAAGAGAGAAAGAGGTCTTTTGAACAGGAATTTACACCTGATTGCTTTACAGATGATTGTCCGGATTGCGGTGCATGCGCGAGGTCTGAACACTATGTAAAAAACTGA
- a CDS encoding CHAT domain-containing protein: protein MKKIGLFILILILFTGSSLYAQEERTIDTNRYKAQKLENSGEYLMAAEVYEKSVQIEKSSSAPIKLHLVTDLNQAAYYYSLAGQYKMATEKIEEALKIAENLEREDVVAECYNRFGYFYNYLTKYDVALKYYQKALDIYTRLGLEGKAADNLNYIGDTYNFLGQHDTALENIKRAIEIDKKLGREEKVATGLDNIGRVYEAIGKFDNAIKYYEEALSIDRKLGLEEGIANALSNMGNAYNSWGQHDTSIKCFEDSLDISRKLFKQDSIAFRCTLNKLSEVCKSEGQYEKAVKYYKEAMDLYRNLRQGDNVAACLNNIGTVYQSQGQHERAVKYFEDALGIAREPEEDNQTSISLKNIGSVYNTQGNYDKAVEYYEKALAVDRKLSKEVGEILIDNNITLFYRFYWNKHDKIIYPYERELANDIKIGKDFDIISDLIGIGKTSISQEKYKIAIERLKESVSIIEELRETETGKLRKRLLYDLYNAYQLLTSAYIKDNDAPSAFQAIELVRAKLQIEMFFESEKDKKKRERGLWPQDIDEIKETLDDDTVIIVYANANQEKIVQIAITREEIMGIELSRESFVQSSIDKYNTKIKTLLLNQRSLSENKSDFSNVINYYGSLLSELPVQDSKSTVADASTSNSQRKTDTREIGRSLYGLLIKPLEEKIRDKKKLIIVPDGILTYIPFGTLIDENGQYMVEKCSISYIQSLDIRKLIKKRKYDENRKPLLAFGGAVYKGPDFKAEMIENRVQLSVLTKNIYSSLENMRMDLLMQNLYPDYENLRSIGNAYRGLGLSSWPDLPNTMSEVQKIKKTVKRSDIFTGKNVSERDIKELCNDWKFFDYKALHFATHGLVVPEAPELSALVLSQFKDMGKEDGYLRAEEIAKMEIRADLVNLSAFDAGLGGIYEHEGFSRLIHSFFLSGAKSVSISLWRVAGESNSPFMATMYGLVQDNGMRYADAITEVKRRFISGDFGEKYRAPYYWAPFVYYYGN from the coding sequence ATGAAAAAAATAGGTTTATTTATCCTGATATTAATATTATTTACCGGTTCATCTCTTTATGCACAGGAAGAGCGGACTATTGATACAAACCGGTATAAAGCACAAAAACTGGAAAATTCAGGCGAGTATCTCATGGCTGCAGAGGTATATGAAAAATCTGTGCAAATAGAAAAAAGCTCTTCGGCTCCAATTAAATTACATTTAGTAACGGATCTGAATCAGGCAGCTTACTATTATTCTCTGGCCGGTCAATATAAAATGGCTACTGAGAAAATTGAAGAAGCTTTAAAGATTGCAGAAAATCTTGAAAGGGAAGATGTCGTTGCCGAATGCTATAACCGCTTTGGGTATTTTTACAACTATTTGACGAAATATGATGTGGCCCTCAAGTATTATCAGAAAGCTTTAGATATATACACAAGATTGGGACTGGAGGGTAAGGCTGCTGATAATCTTAACTACATCGGTGATACTTATAACTTCCTGGGGCAACATGATACAGCACTTGAAAATATTAAGAGAGCTATAGAAATAGACAAAAAACTTGGCAGGGAAGAAAAGGTAGCTACTGGTCTCGATAATATTGGCAGAGTCTATGAGGCTATTGGAAAATTTGATAATGCCATAAAATACTACGAAGAAGCATTATCGATAGATAGAAAACTGGGTCTGGAAGAAGGGATTGCAAATGCGCTCAGCAATATGGGTAACGCTTACAATTCGTGGGGGCAACATGATACCTCTATCAAGTGTTTTGAGGACTCTCTGGATATATCTAGAAAATTGTTTAAGCAAGATAGTATTGCCTTTAGGTGCACGCTTAATAAGCTTAGTGAAGTTTGCAAATCAGAGGGTCAATATGAAAAGGCTGTTAAGTATTATAAAGAGGCCATGGATCTATACAGGAATCTGAGGCAGGGTGACAACGTTGCTGCCTGTCTCAACAATATTGGCACTGTTTACCAATCTCAAGGGCAACATGAAAGGGCCGTTAAATATTTTGAAGATGCGCTTGGTATAGCAAGGGAGCCGGAAGAGGATAATCAGACTTCCATAAGTCTAAAAAATATTGGTAGTGTTTATAATACACAGGGGAACTATGACAAGGCCGTTGAATACTATGAAAAGGCTTTAGCGGTGGACAGAAAATTGAGCAAAGAGGTGGGAGAGATTCTTATTGATAATAACATTACTCTGTTTTATCGCTTTTACTGGAATAAACATGACAAGATCATCTATCCTTATGAAAGGGAGTTGGCTAATGATATAAAAATCGGGAAGGATTTTGATATCATCAGTGATCTCATCGGAATTGGTAAAACTTCCATCTCACAAGAAAAATATAAAATAGCAATTGAGCGCCTTAAAGAATCTGTTTCCATAATAGAAGAGTTACGTGAAACAGAAACAGGAAAACTACGCAAGCGCTTATTGTACGATCTCTACAACGCTTATCAACTGCTTACCTCTGCCTATATCAAAGATAATGATGCACCGTCCGCCTTTCAGGCTATTGAGCTTGTCAGGGCAAAGTTACAGATTGAAATGTTTTTTGAGAGTGAAAAAGACAAAAAGAAACGGGAAAGAGGATTATGGCCTCAGGATATAGATGAAATTAAGGAAACTCTGGATGATGATACTGTGATCATTGTCTACGCGAATGCTAACCAGGAAAAAATAGTACAGATTGCTATTACGAGAGAGGAGATTATGGGTATAGAGCTTTCGCGAGAATCCTTTGTTCAATCATCTATTGATAAATACAATACTAAAATAAAGACGTTATTATTAAATCAACGTAGTCTAAGCGAAAACAAAAGTGATTTTAGTAATGTTATCAACTACTACGGCTCTTTATTAAGTGAACTTCCTGTGCAGGACAGTAAAAGTACGGTGGCGGATGCCAGTACAAGTAATAGCCAGCGTAAAACTGATACTAGAGAGATAGGAAGATCTCTATACGGACTGCTCATTAAGCCATTGGAGGAAAAGATCAGGGACAAGAAAAAACTCATTATTGTTCCGGATGGGATTCTGACCTATATACCTTTCGGCACGCTTATTGATGAAAATGGACAATATATGGTAGAAAAGTGTAGTATAAGTTACATACAATCTCTGGATATACGGAAACTTATAAAAAAGCGAAAATATGATGAAAACCGTAAACCTTTGCTGGCGTTTGGCGGGGCAGTTTACAAAGGTCCCGATTTTAAGGCAGAAATGATAGAGAACAGAGTCCAACTGTCAGTTTTAACAAAAAATATTTACTCCAGTCTGGAAAATATGCGGATGGATCTTTTAATGCAGAATCTCTATCCCGATTATGAAAATCTTAGGTCTATTGGAAATGCATACAGGGGTCTGGGTCTCTCTTCATGGCCTGACCTGCCGAACACTATGAGTGAAGTCCAGAAAATTAAAAAAACAGTCAAAAGATCAGATATTTTTACCGGTAAGAATGTATCGGAAAGAGACATAAAAGAGCTATGTAATGACTGGAAATTTTTTGATTACAAAGCACTCCATTTCGCTACCCATGGTCTTGTCGTTCCGGAGGCCCCTGAACTATCAGCCCTGGTCTTATCACAATTTAAAGATATGGGAAAAGAGGATGGCTATTTACGTGCCGAAGAGATTGCAAAGATGGAAATCAGGGCTGATCTGGTAAACCTTTCAGCTTTTGACGCAGGTTTGGGAGGGATTTACGAGCATGAAGGATTTTCCAGGCTAATCCACTCTTTTTTCTTGTCCGGAGCAAAGTCTGTTTCCATTTCACTCTGGAGAGTGGCAGGTGAGTCTAACTCTCCGTTCATGGCAACGATGTATGGCCTTGTTCAAGACAATGGTATGCGCTATGCGGATGCCATTACAGAGGTGAAACGCCGATTTATTAGTGGTGACTTTGGAGAGAAATATAGAGCGCCATACTATTGGGCACCTTTTGTCTATTATTATGGGAATTAG